The following DNA comes from Mucilaginibacter jinjuensis.
ATACAGCCGCATCTCGAGCGCAAAAAACAACCTGATCTCATGGCAGGAGTATCAAAATAACCCGCAGATCCAAGCCGATGATTTTTCAACCGGTCGTGGTCAGCTGGGTAAGATCTATGAAACTTATGCCGGCCGTTGTTTCCGTGCAGGGGCTATGGATTTTGATGATTTACTGTTCAAAACCAACGAGCTGCTGCGCGAATTCCCTGATGTATTGCACAAGTACCAGCACAAGTTTAAATACCTGATGGTGGATGAGTACCAGGATACCAACTTTTCGCAATACCTGATTGTGAAAAAACTGGCTGCGCTTAATGAAAACCTTTGTGTGGTGGGTGACGATGCGCAAAGTATCTACGCTTTCCGTGGTGCTAATATCCAGAACATCCTCAATTTTGAGAAGGATTACCCGGATTTGAAAGTGTTTAAACTGGAGCAAAACTATCGCTCTACACAAAACATTGTAAACGTTGCCAACAGCATCATCTCTAACAATAAAGAGCAGCTGAAGAAGAACGTTTTTTCGACTAAGGAAGACGGCGACAAGATCAAGATCATGCGCTCTTTCAGCGATAATGAAGAAGGTAAAATGGTGGCAGAAGGCATTTTGCAAGACCGTGCCACCAAAGGCATGAAATGGAACGATTTTGCCATTTTATACCGTACCAATGCCCAGTCGCGCTCAATGGAGGAGGCTTTACGGAAGCTTAACATTCCATATAAAATTTATGGTGGCTTGTCTTTCTATCAGCGTAAAGAAATTAAAGATTTAGTCGCTTATTTCAGGCTCACCTTTAACCCTAATGATGAAGAAGCCCTTAAACGCGTAATTAACTATCCTAAACGCGGTATTGGGGATACCACAGTAGATCGTATCATATTGGCTGCCGATCAGCACGGTATTACGCCTTTTGAGGTGGTGGTTAACCCGGGGCAGTTTATGGATGGCCGTACATCTGCTTCGGTTGGTAACTTCGGTACCATGATCCAGAGCTTCCAGGTGATTGCGAAGAATTTGTCGGCTTATGATGCTGCTTTGCATATTGCACAGCATTCGGGACTGTTAAAAGATCTGTACGAGGATAAATCAGTAGAAGGGTTGAACCGTTACGAGAACATCCAGGAGTTACTGAATGGTATTAAGGAATTCTCTGAACGTGAGGATATTGAGGATAAAGGCCTTGATGTTTTCATGCAGGATATTGCCTTGTTAACCAACGACGATAACGACAAGAACAAAGATGCCGACACGGTATCGTTAATGACCATACACTCGAGCAAAGGCCTTGAGTTTAAGCAAGTGAATGTGGTGGGATTGGAAGAAAACCTGTTCCCATCGCAAATGTCGTTAAACTCGCGCAGCGATCTGGAAGAAGAACGCCGCCTGTTCTACGTAGCTGTAACCCGTGCCGAAACTAAGCTGACGATCAGCTATGCTACATCTCGCTTTAAATTCGGTACGCTGATTAGCTGTGAGCCCAGCCGCTTTTTGGATGAGATCGACGCCAAATTTCTGGAACTTGATTTTACCGCTAAAAAGGAATCAACAGGTAATCCCTTTTACGAAGACGACCGCAAGGCCTGGACCCGTAAGGATAATACGAAAGAAGACAGCTTCTCGAAACCGAAGCCATCATCGGCACCAATTAAAACTACATCTATACTGGCTAAGGCACACGTACCTTCGGCGGGTTTTGCACCATCTGATACCTCGAACCTGCAAAACGGTATGGAGGTTGAACATGAGCGATTTGGTTATGGAAAAGTAATTAACCTGGAAGGCAAAAGCCCTGATATTAAGGCAACTATATTCTTTAAAGAAATAGGACAGAAACAATTACTACTAAAGTTTGCCAAATTGCGCATAGTGAGCTGATTTTGGGGAAATATTATTAATCACTGCTGATTTTTGGGGAAATTATTACACAATATTTTTACACCAACAACGGCTGTGGTTACACGAAATGCGGTTTACACACCGCATTTCGTGTTTTAGAGAATATGGCACATTAATTGGCTATTAATTAATACCCTTTCTCTAAAATTAAACTAATCTAATGAACGACCACAAAGACAAAGCCAACAAATCTGTAGGGAAAAACATTCGTACGCTTAGGCACAAACGCGGATGGAGCCAGGAAGACATCGCTAATAAATTAGGTATTTCAATTCCGGCTTTTTCTAAAATTGAAACAGGGGTAACTGACATCAATCTTTCGAGATTAGAGCAGATTGCAAAAATTTACGAAATAAGCGTAGTAAACTTAATAACACTTGAAGAAGAAGTTATTGAGCCGCAACTGATCCAGTTAAATTCGATCCAGAAAAAATTGACTGACCGTGAGTTTGAAATTGCACACCTGCAGCGCAAGGTAATTGAACTTTACGAAGAACTTCACAACCGCACTTCTTCTTTTGCATCATAAATGCATTGTACTTAATAGTGTTTGTTAAAACTGACACTATTAAGTACAATATTATGCACTCTTTATCGCCGGCAAACACTTAAATGATATTTATTTTCATTAAGGTTAAATAACTGCGCCTTTTTTATCTCATAATTATTTCTCGGTTCAGATTTATAGTTTTCTATACAATCGGCATGGGTTTGGTATAACTCATAATGTATTCGCATACAATAACTATTAACAACCAGAAAAATGTCAAATTACCTAATCTCTATATCAGATAATAGCGAGGCTTCCAAAAAAGGCACTATCCATGATCCCGGCAGTAAACTAAAGGTTAAGGTGTTCGATTTTTTAAAGCCTAACCATAAGCCAACAAAAGGCGAAGTACAGTACTTTGTAACAGCCGGCCAGGATACACTTGCGTTTGAAACTGAGGGTTATAAGAAGCACAGACAAGTGCTTATTTTGACCATGATATCCCGTTACTGTATTTACTTAGGGCTTATTGAGGCACAGATCCATTCGTCATTGCCCTTTAGCCATCATTAAGAATTACATACCGGTTCTATCCTGGTCGTGCAGCATATCGCTCATATCCATAATCTTGTTGTCGATTTCGGATACGCATTTGTCCATCATATTAAAGCACTCCTCTTTGTTCACTAAACCTTCTTTTTCTAGGTTAATGAGCCCTTTAAGAGTTGCTATTGGCCCGCGTATCTGGTGCGATAGGTATGATGAGTATTCAGAGAGTTTTCTGTTCTTGATCTGAAGGTCTTTGGTACGCTCGTCGATAATTTCCTCGAGGTGATGGTTAACCCTGTCGAGGTTATCTTTCTGGCGTGATACCTCGCCGTTAAGCTCTGTAAGCCTTTTATTGGTTTCAGCTTTGCGTCTGATATTGCCAATCAATAATATAATTACAATCAGCAATAAGAAAGCCACCACAGTAACTCCCCAAAAGAAGTTACGGTCGCTTTTTTGCTTCAGTATAATAATCGCGTTTTCTTTTTGCTGCTCGTCCTGTCTGTGCTTTACCTGTAATAAGGCTATACGGGCCGAAACATAGTTTGTAAAATCAATACTATCCTTATTGTAGATATCCTGCAGGTAGTAAAGCGCCTTCTCAAAATTTTTGCGCTTGTATTCCAGCTGATAGGAGGTGTATTTAAAATCAGAAAGCAGTTTCTTGCTTTTAATAATGGTGGCGTAAGAGATCCCTTCTTCCAAAAACTTCTCAGCCTGGTTAAAATCCCTTTTAGCGATATATAAAGACGACAGGGTAAGGTCAATACTGGCAATTTGTTGCGGCCTGTCAAACTTTTTAGCGTCTTCATTGCTTTTCAAAAGCATAGCTTCTGCTTTATCGTACTGTACCAGGTTAAAGTACGCTACGCCCATATCCTGCATACAGGTAATCTTGTATTCGGTATTATTAAGCTTAGTGAAAAGCGTGTTACTTTTATTATAAAAAGATAATGCCCTGTAATAGTCTTTTTGCCGGGTGTAAACGTTACCGAGATTGAGGTAAATAGAAGCTATAAGTTCGTCGTCGCCTATTTGGTTAGCTATTGTAAGGGCTTTTGTGAGGTATTCAAGCGCCTTGTCATAATCATTGTCGCGATAAAGGTTACCGATATTATTATATACCTTGGCCTGCCCTATTTTATTTTTTGAACTTTGAAAGTATGTTAAAGCATTCAGATAACTTTCTATCGCTTTTTCGGGTTCGCCGTTATAATCACGCCCTACACCAATAACCCGATATGATTCTGCAATACCATTAACATATCCTATTTTTTTGGCCAGTTGCAATGCCTTTGTAGCCTTAGCTATGGTTTGCTCTGCATCAGAACGGCGCAACTGATAACCGTCACTATCTAACTTCATTACCTGGGCTGTATCTACAGCAACATCATCCGTTGATCTTGCGTAAACAGTTAGTGAAAAAGAAAGAAGGAACAGTAATATCAGATTTTTTTTCATTAAAACACTGTGACAATTAAAGCACTATTACGTGTAAATGTACTGAAAGTTATAAAAAATTACCGAGCAAAAAAATCACCCGGGAAAACACGAAAAAATGAAGTCAATTTTTTTTTGAAAAAATATTTGTCAGATTGAAAAACATGTTTACTTTTGTGGTGTTAAAACATTAACAATCAAATAGTTATATAAATTATTATGAAAAAAATTTTATATTCAATTGCCGCCATTACTATAATCTCTTTTACCTCTGCCTGCACTAAAGATAATAGCGTTCAACCCAATGCTGTTAGCACCAAAAAATTAGCAGACGATGGCAATAAGCAGGATTTAGGGCAAGCGGATGCTAACAAACAAGATTTAGGTCAGGCTGATTTATAAGCCAATTTATACCCAACAATTATATTATAAAATAAGAACCCCAATTAAAAACTATACATCATGAAAAAATTAATCGTAGCCGCAGTAGTAGTATTAACAGTTTCTTTTACTGCCTGCACAAAAGATAATAGCGTTAAACCTACTTCAGTTAGCACTAAAAAACTGGCAGATGACGGCAACAAACAAGATTTAGGACAAGCCGATGCTAACAAACAAGATTTAGGCCAGGCTGATTTGTAAGCCAATTACACATACTATTTTATAAACAACATTCAATAACGACCCCATTTTAAAACAGCATATCATGAAAAAATTAATCATAGCAGCAGTAGTAGTATTAACAGCATCATTCACTGCATGCACAAAAGATAACAGCGTTCAGCCTACTTCAGTTAGCACTAAAAAATTAGCAGATGATGGCAACAAACAAGATTTAGGACAGGCTGATGCCAACAAACAGGATTTAGGTCAGGCTGACATTAACTAATCTATACTATCTCTATAACACCCTTACATTTTAAAAAAGCAAAATCATGAAAAAATTAATCATAGCAGCAGTAGTAGTATTAACAGCATCTTTCACTGCATGCACAAAAGATAACAGCGTTCAGCCTACTTCAGTTAGCACTAAAAAATTAGCAGACGATGGCAACAAACAAGATTTAGGACAAGCCGATGCTAACAAACAAGATTTAGGCCAGGCTGATTTGTAAGCCAATTACGAATACCTTTTTATAAACAACATCCAATAACAAGACCCCAATTTAAAAATACCATATCATGAAAAAATTAATCATAGCAGCAGCAGTAATATTAACAGCATCATTCACCGCCTGCACAAAAGATAACAGTGTTCAGCCAACTTCAGTTAGCACTAAAAAATTAGCAGATGACGGCAACAAACAAGACCTGGGACAAGCAGATTCTAACAAACAAGATTTAGGTCAGGCTGATTTGTAAGCCAATTACACAAACACTATATCATCTTCTATAACAACTATTACATTTTTAAAATCGCAAATCATGAAAAATCTAATCATAGCAACAGCAATCGTATTATCAGCTTCTTTTACCGTATCAGCAAAATATAGCACTCAAAATTTAGTAGCCAACAAACAAGATTTAGGTCAGGCTGACTATGCTGCTTTGGGTAACAAACAAGATCTTGGTCAAGCAGATGCTAACAAACAAGACCTAGGACAAGCTGACGGTAACAAACAAGATTTAGGTCAGGCTGATTATGCTGCTTTGGGTAACAAACAAGACCTTGGTCAAGCTGATGCTAACAAACAGGATTTAGGACAAGCTGATGGCAACAAACAAGATTTAGGCCAGGCTGATTATGCTGCTCTTGGTAACAAACAAGATTTAGGTGAAGCTGACGCTAACAAACAAGATTTAGGCCAGGCAGATAGCAACAAACAAGATTTAGGACAAGCTGACGCTTAATCCCGACGACTGTCTCACCATTAATAACCCTCCAGTAATCAAACAATAAGATAACAACACCATGAAAAAAGCAATAATAGCAATCGCCATAATAGCCGTAGCCGCATTAACTACTTTAACTGTAAGCAGCAAAAGCACATCAACAAAACCGGTAGAGCTAACTAAAGTAAACAGCAGCGAGTTGGTAAAGAAAAGCTTTACAGCACCAAAAAGCGATCTTTCTTCTATAGACTAATTGATGTTAGTGGGCAACAATCATTTTTTTGCTTATATGCTGCCCACCCACCTGCATAGAATATATATAAACACCGGTAGGTAAATCGCCCATAGAGGCAGTTAGTTCGTGGTAGCCGGCGCTCTGATAATCGTCATAAACATTTTTAACGATAGCCCCGGTCATACTGTAAAGTTTAATTTGAACCCTGCCGGCCTGCGATAAACTAAAACCTATTTTAGTATCATCTTTTACCGGGTTTGGATAATTTTGGTTCAAACCTATTAGTAACAACTTATCCTCGATAGCCTGGTTTACGGTATCAAACCAAACAAAAGCTACCACTTCGTTCCCCTGTGGGTTAGGGTGAATATCATCTCCATACAAAGTCCAGTCGCGGCCCAGCGCCTTATTTATATCGGCAACGTATAAATTATTATCCTTCGCAATTTTCTTATAAAGCGCATTGAGTTGCTTAATGTATAGATTGATGGCTTTATTCTGATCGCTTTTGGTATCGTTAAAAAACTGAAGCGTGCCTATAATAGGTATCAGGTTATTTTTTAAAGCCTGGGCTACATAAAACCTCATATTTTTTTCGGTTTCACTGATCTTCATTCTTTTCTGATACATGGCAATGGCGTCATTAGCCCCCATTAATATCAGAAAGAAGCCCGTACGGCCTGCTATTGCCCCCGGAAAGCGCACTAAACCTTGCGTAGTTGTTTCGCCGGGTACGCCATTATTAGTAATACTTACTGTTTTACCGATATAACAATGTTCAAAATCTGCTTGTAGTGGCGCCTGGAAGGTACCATGTATCCCAAATACTGTGCTTGCACCAAAAGTGGTAATGTTTATGCTGTCTTTACTGTAAAACTTAGATGCTGCACTACAACTCGGCATTTGAGCATATAATGCGCCCGAAATGGAAAAAGATAATAATATAGTAAGGAGGAGTATCTTCCTGATGCTCATTGTTAATTTGCCGACTTTATTTGTATCTGTAAAATATAATTATCTACGATGCTATAAACGGATAATTTACTACCCGTATTAACTATCAGGCAAATTAAATACCAGAGTTTAAGCAATCAGTTTAAATCGGTTGCAAAGATAGTTAATATCTTGGCTGCTAACACCTTAAAAGCATGTTAACATATTGTTAAACATACTGCTTTTTTACCTTTTTACAAAGGGACTATAATTTACGAGGAATAATCAGCAAAATGTTCTACAGCATAAATATATTTGTCACAAACTTTTAATAATGGAACAGATTAAACAATATATCGAACAAAACCGGGAGCGTTTTCTGGAAGAGCTTTTCGAACTATTACGTTTCCCGTCGGTAAGCGCCGACCCTAAGTACAAAGATTCGGTTTTAAAAACTGCCGATTATGTGGCCGAGAAACTGAAACAGGCCGGTGCTGATAATGTAGAGGTATGCCCAACTGCCGGTTACCCTATTGTTTATGGCGAAAAAATTATTGACACTACCCTGCCAACCGTATTGGTTTATGGCCACTACGATGTGCAACCACCGGATCCATTGGAGTTATGGAAAACCCCGCCGTTTGAGCCAACGGTACGTGATGGTAAAATTTATGCCCGTGGCGCCTGCGACGATAAAGGCCAGTTTTACATGCACGTAAAAGCTTTTGAGCTGATGATGAAAACAGACACCCTGCCCTGCAACATTAAATTTATGATTGAGGGTGAGGAAGAAGTAGGTTCAAACAACCTGGGCATTTATGTAAAAGCTAACAAAGAGCGTTTAAAAGCCGATGTGGTTTTAATTTCTGATACCTCGATGATCAGCATGGAAAACCCATCGTTAGAGACTGGTTTACGTGGGTTATCATATCTTGAAGTTGAAGTTGTTGGCCCCAACCGCGATTTACACTCTGGTGTATATGGTGGCGCGGTGGCTAACCCGATCACCATCCTTTCTAAAATGATTGCTTCATTACACGACGAAAACAATCATATTACCATCCCTGGTTTTTATGATAAAGTTTTGGTGCTGACTGATGAAGAGAAAAAAGCATTAAACAGTGCACCTTATGACGAGGAAGAATACAAAACTGATCTTGATGTACAAGAGCTTTGGGGCGAAAAAGGCTATTCAACCTTCGAGCGTACCGGCACACGCCCTACGCTGGAAGTAAACGGTATTTGGGGTGGTTACATTGGCGAAGGGGCTAAAACAGTATTGCCATCAAAGGCCAATGCTAAAATTTCGATGCGTTTGGTACCAAACCAAACTTCGGACGAGATCACCAAGATCTTTACCGATCACTTTGAGAAAATTGCGCCAAAATCTGTTAAAGTAACCGTAACCCCTCACCACGGTGGCGAGCCTGTTGTTACGCCTACTGATAGCGTGGCTTACAAAGCAGCGCAAAAAGCAATTACAGAGTCATTCGGTAAAGCGCCTATCCCAACACGCGGTGGCGGCAGTATCCCAATTGTAGCTTTATTTGAGGCTGAACTGGGCATTAAAACTGTGTTAATGGGCTTTGGTCTAGATAGCGATGCGTTGCACTCACCTAACGAGAAGTACGATATTTTTAACTACTACAAAGGCATTGAAACGCTGCCATTGTTCCATAAATATTTTGCTGAACTTAGTAAATAATAACTTTTAGTTAATTTTATAAAACAAGATGTAAAATCGGGTGTTATATTCATAACTAATTTAATAAAGTTATGGCAACTACCAGAGAAAAATCATCAAGCAAAAGTGAAGCCTCAAAAGAGTTGAGGAGTCCAAACACATCGAAACAAGAAAAGAGCGCTGCCGCAAAAAATCTGAGCAGCGGTTCTAAAAAAAGCAGCGGTAAATAACCGCATAAAAACAAGAAAGCCCCGATATAAATTGGGGCTTTCTTGTTTTTAAACCTTTTGTGTGCCTATCTTTAGCACTCGATATGAGTGTTATGCAATGGGATAAGCTGCTGTCATCAAAAAGATGGGGCAACGAACATAAAAGTTATACAGACCCGGACTTGGCCAGGTCGCAGTTCCAGGTTGATTATGACCGGCTGATATTTTCATCCCCTTTCCGCAGGCTGCAAAACAAAACCCAGGTTTTCCCATTACCGGGCAGTGTATTTGTACATAACCGCCTCACGCACAGCCTTGAGGTTGCCAGCGTTGGCCGATCATTAGGCCGAATATTTTACAACAAACTCAAAAAAGAAAATCCACAGCTCGATGAGCAATACCCGCTGATTAGCGAGGTGGGCAATATAGTTGCCGCAGCTTGTATAGCGCACGATATGGGTAACCCCGCCTTCGGTCACTCGGGCGAGAGCGCCATTTCTAATTATTTTATTGAGGGCGAAGGCAAGCAATACAAAGATCAGCTCAACGAACATCAATGGGCCGATCTCATTAATTTTGAAGGTAATGCCAATGCACTTCGCATACTGACGCACTCGTTTACCGGTAAAGGCAATGGGGCATTTGCACTCACCTACTCTACTTTAGCGGCCATTGTTAAATACCCCTGCGAGGCTATTGTTGGTGGTGATAAAAAGCATATCTACACTAAAAAATATGGTTTCTTCCAATCGGAGAAGGCAGTTTTTGAGAAGATTGCTGTAGAACTTGGTTTAGCCCAGGCACAGGAAGATCCTATTAAATATAAACGCCATCCGCTGGTTTATTTGGTTGAAGCGGCCGATGATATTTGTTATAACATCATCGATCTGGAAGATGCTCACCGCCTCAAAATATTATCATACGAACAGGTTGAAGTGCTTTTACTTCCGCTTTGCGAAAGCCCTACGCTACCGGATAAATTAAAGGCCGATTTTGGCGATGATGATGCCAAGGTAAGCTTTATGCGGGCAATTGCCATTGGTAAGCTGGTTACGGCTTGCTCAGATATCTTCTTCAATAACCAGGAAGAAATTTTAAAGGGTGATTTCAACAAGAGCCTGACTGATGTATTGCCCGAAAACTTAGCTATAGCCTGGAAAGCAATTGAAACTATTTCCATCAAAAAGATCTATAACTATCATTCGGTAATAGAAATTGAAGTGGCTGGTTATAAAGTAATGGGTGGATTATTGGAAGAATTTATCCCAGCCTTAATCAACAACGAAAGCAAATACCATAAAAAATTAGTGAACCTTATCCCAGCACAGTTTATCAATGACAAACCTGATCTATACTCTAAGATCCAAAGTGTACTGGATTTTGTATCAGGCATGACAGATATTTACGCCGTTGAAATGTACCGGAAGATAAAAGGCATCTCCTTCCCTTCTATACACTAAAACGCTCGCATTTAGCCAGGAAGTCATCATCTGCATCAGCACCTATACCGGGTGCGTCTGAAATGTGCAGATGATAACCATCGTAACTTACGCCGCCAATGCATGGGTCCTCGAGGTGACCAAGCATGCAGGTATCCATATCATAAAAATGGATGTTCGGGCTGGCGTACACAAAATGTAGTTTAGCGCTTAGGGCAATCCGGCTTTCGAGCATACCACCCATCATGCATGGGATGCCTTTGGCTGCAGCCTCATCATGAATCCTTCTGGCCTCCAAAATGCCACCAGACTTAGCCATCTTAATATTAATATAATCGCATGAACCGCTATTGATTTGTCGGCGTGCATCATGATGATTATAAACGCTTTCATCGGCCATAATTTTCACAGGCGAAAGTTTCATTAGTTCGGGTAGCTTGTCATCATACCAGGTGCGCATGGGCTGTTCGCAAAATTCAACGCTCAAGCTTCCCATTCCTTGTAAAGCGAACACAGCATCATCAAAACCCCAGCCCTGGTTAGCATCAATGCGGATTTTCATATCCTGTCCAACAGCTTCCCGGATCTGGCGAATGCGTTCTACATCCTCCTTCGCATCTTTACCCAGTTTCACTTTTAATATCATTGCGCCAAGCTGTTTAAATTCCATCGCTCGTTGGGCCATATATTCAGGTGCAGCAATACCGATGGTAATATCGGTTTCCACATCTCTACGCTCTCCACCCAAAAACTTAAATAGTGGCAAATCTGCATTCTTAGCAGCAATGTCATACAAAGCAATATCGAAAGCACTTTTGATAGTCGTGTTTCCGGCAGTGAAACTATGCAATTGCTGCATGCGGGCTGGGATATCTAACGCATCCTGTCCTTTCCATAACCGGGCAAACTCTTTAGCCATTACCAGGCAGGTATCCTGCGTTTCACCAACAATCATCGGGAAGGCAGAGCACTCACCTACACCGTAAATGCCTGCATCAGTATGTACACGAATAAAAGTATTTTGTGCCGAATCCATGGTGCCGGTAGCAATAGTAAAGGGTTCCATTTTAATGCTAAAACGGTAAATATCAATGCCGGTAATTAAAACTTGTTGCTCTGCCACTGTCAGTATTGTGTTAAACTATGTATGCAAACGCTAAAATACAATAAGTAATGCCTTTTGCAGTTTATAATGCTTTGTACATTAACACAATTAATTTATATTTGCGTTACTACAAGATAATATTTACAAATTCTCATTTTTACTTGCCGGGTGCTCTACGCAACCAAATGCATTAAAAACGAACAAATTATAAAGCTTTAAAGATTTACATGGCGTCACTTACTAAGCCGGTTTCTGAATTTGATTACAATTCAACCAGAAACAAACTGATCCTGTCTGAATACGGTCGTAACGTACAGAACATGGTTAAATATATTGTTGAACTACCCACCAAAGAAGAACGTAACCGTTATGCACAGGTTGTAATAGACCTGATGGGTTTTCTAAACCCGCACCTGCGCGATGTTGCCGACTTTAAGCATAAGCTTTGGGACCACCTTCAAATTATATCTAACTACCAGATAGATGTTGACGCACCTTACCCGCCACCAGAGCCTGAAGTATTGGCTGCTAAACCGGCTCCATTAAGATACCCTAACCAGCGGATCAAATACAAACACTATGGTAAAACCATCGAACTGATGATGGATAAAGCCAAAAGCATTGAAGAGCCTGCCCGCAAGCAGCACATGGTACAAGCCATTGCCAACTTTATGAAAATGGCTTACGTACAATGGAACAAAGATTCGGTAGCTGACGAAAGCATCATATCTGATCTGAAAGCAATGTCGAACGGTGAGCTTACCTTAGAAGAAAACGTAAACCTTAACCGTGTTGAATACCGTACACCTCCGCCCAATAATAACAACCGCGGCCGTACCAATAACCAGAATAACAACCCGCGCAACAACAATAACGCACGCAATAACAACAACAATCCGCGTAATAACAACCAGAACAATAATAACAACCGTAACCGTAATATGGGCGGTAAGAAATATTAATTCTCGGTTAGCGCCTTGGTAGTTTAAGCTTCTTTAACGTAACTTAGCGGCCTGCTTATGCGGCATATTTTATCCATTTACGGGGCGCTATGCCTTGTACTGGCATAGATCATGTATAGGCAAACCTAACGTTAAAGAAGATACATGAAGA
Coding sequences within:
- a CDS encoding dipeptidase, encoding MEQIKQYIEQNRERFLEELFELLRFPSVSADPKYKDSVLKTADYVAEKLKQAGADNVEVCPTAGYPIVYGEKIIDTTLPTVLVYGHYDVQPPDPLELWKTPPFEPTVRDGKIYARGACDDKGQFYMHVKAFELMMKTDTLPCNIKFMIEGEEEVGSNNLGIYVKANKERLKADVVLISDTSMISMENPSLETGLRGLSYLEVEVVGPNRDLHSGVYGGAVANPITILSKMIASLHDENNHITIPGFYDKVLVLTDEEKKALNSAPYDEEEYKTDLDVQELWGEKGYSTFERTGTRPTLEVNGIWGGYIGEGAKTVLPSKANAKISMRLVPNQTSDEITKIFTDHFEKIAPKSVKVTVTPHHGGEPVVTPTDSVAYKAAQKAITESFGKAPIPTRGGGSIPIVALFEAELGIKTVLMGFGLDSDALHSPNEKYDIFNYYKGIETLPLFHKYFAELSK
- a CDS encoding GDSL-type esterase/lipase family protein — its product is MSIRKILLLTILLSFSISGALYAQMPSCSAASKFYSKDSINITTFGASTVFGIHGTFQAPLQADFEHCYIGKTVSITNNGVPGETTTQGLVRFPGAIAGRTGFFLILMGANDAIAMYQKRMKISETEKNMRFYVAQALKNNLIPIIGTLQFFNDTKSDQNKAINLYIKQLNALYKKIAKDNNLYVADINKALGRDWTLYGDDIHPNPQGNEVVAFVWFDTVNQAIEDKLLLIGLNQNYPNPVKDDTKIGFSLSQAGRVQIKLYSMTGAIVKNVYDDYQSAGYHELTASMGDLPTGVYIYSMQVGGQHISKKMIVAH
- a CDS encoding tetratricopeptide repeat protein; amino-acid sequence: MKKNLILLFLLSFSLTVYARSTDDVAVDTAQVMKLDSDGYQLRRSDAEQTIAKATKALQLAKKIGYVNGIAESYRVIGVGRDYNGEPEKAIESYLNALTYFQSSKNKIGQAKVYNNIGNLYRDNDYDKALEYLTKALTIANQIGDDELIASIYLNLGNVYTRQKDYYRALSFYNKSNTLFTKLNNTEYKITCMQDMGVAYFNLVQYDKAEAMLLKSNEDAKKFDRPQQIASIDLTLSSLYIAKRDFNQAEKFLEEGISYATIIKSKKLLSDFKYTSYQLEYKRKNFEKALYYLQDIYNKDSIDFTNYVSARIALLQVKHRQDEQQKENAIIILKQKSDRNFFWGVTVVAFLLLIVIILLIGNIRRKAETNKRLTELNGEVSRQKDNLDRVNHHLEEIIDERTKDLQIKNRKLSEYSSYLSHQIRGPIATLKGLINLEKEGLVNKEECFNMMDKCVSEIDNKIMDMSDMLHDQDRTGM
- a CDS encoding helix-turn-helix domain-containing protein, with the translated sequence MNDHKDKANKSVGKNIRTLRHKRGWSQEDIANKLGISIPAFSKIETGVTDINLSRLEQIAKIYEISVVNLITLEEEVIEPQLIQLNSIQKKLTDREFEIAHLQRKVIELYEELHNRTSSFAS
- a CDS encoding ATP-dependent helicase, whose amino-acid sequence is MDYLEGLNPEQRGAVLQTKGPVMIIAGAGSGKTRVITYRVAHLIRQGVDSFNILVLTFTNKAAREMRERITHVVGPEAKNLWMGTFHSVFAKILRVEAEKIGYPNNFTIYDTDDTKSVIRAILKEMNLDDKLYSANLVYSRISSAKNNLISWQEYQNNPQIQADDFSTGRGQLGKIYETYAGRCFRAGAMDFDDLLFKTNELLREFPDVLHKYQHKFKYLMVDEYQDTNFSQYLIVKKLAALNENLCVVGDDAQSIYAFRGANIQNILNFEKDYPDLKVFKLEQNYRSTQNIVNVANSIISNNKEQLKKNVFSTKEDGDKIKIMRSFSDNEEGKMVAEGILQDRATKGMKWNDFAILYRTNAQSRSMEEALRKLNIPYKIYGGLSFYQRKEIKDLVAYFRLTFNPNDEEALKRVINYPKRGIGDTTVDRIILAADQHGITPFEVVVNPGQFMDGRTSASVGNFGTMIQSFQVIAKNLSAYDAALHIAQHSGLLKDLYEDKSVEGLNRYENIQELLNGIKEFSEREDIEDKGLDVFMQDIALLTNDDNDKNKDADTVSLMTIHSSKGLEFKQVNVVGLEENLFPSQMSLNSRSDLEEERRLFYVAVTRAETKLTISYATSRFKFGTLISCEPSRFLDEIDAKFLELDFTAKKESTGNPFYEDDRKAWTRKDNTKEDSFSKPKPSSAPIKTTSILAKAHVPSAGFAPSDTSNLQNGMEVEHERFGYGKVINLEGKSPDIKATIFFKEIGQKQLLLKFAKLRIVS
- a CDS encoding deoxyguanosinetriphosphate triphosphohydrolase, whose protein sequence is MQWDKLLSSKRWGNEHKSYTDPDLARSQFQVDYDRLIFSSPFRRLQNKTQVFPLPGSVFVHNRLTHSLEVASVGRSLGRIFYNKLKKENPQLDEQYPLISEVGNIVAAACIAHDMGNPAFGHSGESAISNYFIEGEGKQYKDQLNEHQWADLINFEGNANALRILTHSFTGKGNGAFALTYSTLAAIVKYPCEAIVGGDKKHIYTKKYGFFQSEKAVFEKIAVELGLAQAQEDPIKYKRHPLVYLVEAADDICYNIIDLEDAHRLKILSYEQVEVLLLPLCESPTLPDKLKADFGDDDAKVSFMRAIAIGKLVTACSDIFFNNQEEILKGDFNKSLTDVLPENLAIAWKAIETISIKKIYNYHSVIEIEVAGYKVMGGLLEEFIPALINNESKYHKKLVNLIPAQFINDKPDLYSKIQSVLDFVSGMTDIYAVEMYRKIKGISFPSIH